A genomic segment from Blastococcus sp. PRF04-17 encodes:
- a CDS encoding maleylpyruvate isomerase family mycothiol-dependent enzyme, translating to MTTPVDEALRQRCVEAVVEEGERVGILAQQLEAGLTAATDRLDTTVPWVPGWTARDLVGHLGTVHRWATAILRAGRTDPPLREAMQTPPPNDLIDWYGTGLAELVTALRTTPPDAPAWHMSPTAEKTARSWARRQAHELAVHRMDLEAAAGTGHAPLDPALAEDGVDELLTVVVPRWAHTAPLSTADAVVTVTATDTGRRWTVRVDRGHVTVTAHPPSGADAHLAGDTTQLLLRLWGRPAAVTVEGDPASEALLRGR from the coding sequence GTGACCACGCCCGTCGACGAAGCGCTGCGCCAGCGCTGCGTCGAAGCCGTGGTCGAGGAGGGTGAGCGAGTCGGCATCCTGGCTCAGCAGCTGGAGGCAGGGCTCACCGCCGCGACCGATCGCCTCGACACGACCGTGCCCTGGGTGCCCGGTTGGACCGCCCGCGACCTGGTCGGCCACCTCGGCACCGTCCATCGCTGGGCCACGGCGATCCTGCGCGCGGGACGCACCGATCCCCCACTGCGAGAGGCGATGCAGACCCCGCCCCCGAACGACCTGATCGACTGGTACGGCACCGGACTGGCCGAGCTCGTCACGGCGCTGCGCACCACGCCCCCGGACGCGCCCGCCTGGCACATGAGCCCCACAGCGGAGAAGACCGCCCGGTCATGGGCCCGGCGCCAGGCGCACGAGCTCGCCGTCCACCGCATGGACCTCGAAGCCGCCGCCGGCACCGGCCATGCGCCCCTGGATCCGGCGCTCGCCGAGGACGGCGTCGACGAACTGCTCACCGTCGTCGTCCCACGATGGGCGCACACGGCACCCCTCAGCACCGCCGACGCCGTGGTGACGGTCACCGCCACGGACACCGGTCGCCGGTGGACGGTGCGCGTGGACCGCGGACACGTCACCGTGACGGCGCACCCGCCGAGCGGAGCCGACGCACATCTCGCCGGCGACACGACCCAGCTGCTGCTCCGCCTCTGGGGTCGGCCGGCCGCGGTCACCGTCGAGGGCGACCCCGCCTCTGAAGCGCTCCTCCGCGGCCGATGA
- a CDS encoding RsiG family protein: MSPKPAPAGGAAVDALLEPAFLENATRQPMGEVRRLRREAEQQEVNLSYTRRLLQGRLDIVRRELQRRAEDDGRSLVDLLPEILSEKGRGPAHGLGRHQTVQPHAPEEYESWVNSLTGGVDLSAITELSDAKLQKAAKALADAELGLSERRRGVQQVMDGLAAELGRRYRDGEADVAALLADEGR; the protein is encoded by the coding sequence ATGAGCCCGAAGCCCGCTCCTGCCGGGGGTGCCGCCGTCGACGCGCTCCTCGAGCCCGCGTTCCTGGAGAACGCGACGCGGCAGCCCATGGGGGAGGTGCGCCGGCTGCGCCGCGAGGCAGAGCAGCAGGAGGTCAACCTCTCCTACACCCGGCGGCTGCTGCAGGGGCGGCTGGACATCGTGCGGCGGGAGCTGCAGCGCCGCGCCGAGGACGACGGCCGCTCGCTGGTCGACCTGCTGCCCGAGATCCTCTCGGAGAAGGGTCGCGGCCCGGCGCACGGCCTGGGCCGGCACCAGACCGTGCAGCCGCACGCCCCCGAGGAGTACGAGTCCTGGGTCAACTCGCTGACCGGGGGCGTCGACCTGTCGGCCATCACCGAGCTCAGCGACGCGAAGCTGCAGAAGGCGGCCAAGGCGCTCGCGGACGCGGAGCTGGGGCTGTCCGAGCGGCGGCGCGGCGTGCAGCAGGTGATGGACGGCCTGGCGGCGGAGCTGGGCCGCCGCTACCGCGACGGCGAGGCCGACGTGGCCGCGCTGCTGGCCGACGAGGGCAGATGA
- a CDS encoding aminotransferase class IV: MARGPPRPARPLGGAARPGRPGEAVWRALLDSLLADWPVEEEGACRMYLTRGSGQDRPPTALAVLAPVPAETIRQRAEGISVVSLGLGVPADFRAAAPWLLGGAKTLSYAVNMAALRHAHRLGADDVVFTSLEGRLLEAPTATVVWASGGTLHTPPLETGILAGTTMARLFARAADDGWPTSVTPGTVDELHAADAVWLLSGVRGAATVHTLDGVRRGDGGLSARVQDLLCR, from the coding sequence GTGGCTCGAGGCCCACCTCGCCCGGCTCGCCCGCTCGGCGGCGCTGCTCGACCTGGCCGACCCGGGGAAGCCGTCTGGCGGGCCCTGCTCGACAGCCTGCTCGCCGACTGGCCGGTCGAGGAGGAGGGCGCCTGCCGGATGTACCTCACCCGCGGCTCGGGCCAGGACAGGCCACCGACCGCGCTCGCCGTCCTCGCCCCGGTGCCGGCCGAGACGATCCGGCAACGGGCCGAGGGCATCTCGGTGGTCAGCCTGGGTCTCGGCGTCCCCGCCGACTTCCGCGCAGCGGCGCCGTGGCTGCTGGGCGGGGCGAAGACGCTGTCCTACGCGGTCAACATGGCGGCGCTCCGCCACGCGCACCGCCTCGGCGCCGACGACGTCGTCTTCACCTCGCTGGAGGGGCGGCTGCTCGAGGCACCGACCGCGACCGTGGTGTGGGCGAGCGGGGGCACGCTCCACACGCCGCCGCTCGAGACCGGCATCCTCGCCGGCACGACCATGGCCCGGCTGTTCGCTCGCGCCGCGGACGACGGCTGGCCGACGTCGGTGACGCCCGGCACCGTCGACGAGTTGCACGCCGCCGACGCCGTGTGGCTGCTGTCGGGGGTGCGCGGGGCCGCGACCGTGCACACACTGGACGGTGTCCGGCGCGGTGACGGAGGCCTCTCGGCGAGAGTGCAGGATCTGCTCTGCCGGTAG
- a CDS encoding DUF2516 family protein yields MRWFDLWVYTALYWGALALTLWAFVDSLVRPAPAFVATGKLTKPGWAAITGVSAAVIFYFTPMSILGLPAVIAAIVYLVDVRPAVRGLPRGNSW; encoded by the coding sequence ATGCGCTGGTTCGACTTGTGGGTCTACACCGCCCTCTACTGGGGTGCGCTGGCGCTGACTCTGTGGGCCTTCGTCGACTCGCTGGTGCGCCCGGCCCCCGCCTTCGTGGCCACCGGGAAGCTGACCAAGCCCGGGTGGGCGGCGATCACCGGCGTCTCGGCCGCCGTCATCTTCTACTTCACGCCGATGAGCATCCTCGGCCTGCCCGCCGTGATCGCCGCGATCGTCTACCTGGTCGACGTCCGGCCGGCGGTGCGCGGACTGCCCCGCGGCAACAGCTGGTGA
- a CDS encoding asparaginase has product MKDPLAPHRSQARGGTLHGGRWPDNPILVEVWRSGFLESVHRGSLVVLDADGEVLLAAGAVDRPTLPRSSNKPVQATALLAAGWTPRSGEELAIGAGSHSGEDGHRELAASMLAAVGLGADDLGCPPALPQHVGTESAWIVAGRSPERLAMNCSGKHAAMLAACVAAGWSVEGYLDPAHPLQQAVEARLAEAAGEPVTAVVVDGCGAPQHALSPLGLARSVLGLVQAPEGSRERAVADAMRAHPWFVAGTGREDTDLMTAVPDLLVKGGADGVHVAALPGRGAVALKLDDGGDRGRTPSLCAGLRLLGVPEDVLAPWLQIPLSGGDGVVGEVRASDVMRR; this is encoded by the coding sequence ATGAAGGACCCTCTTGCCCCCCATCGCTCGCAGGCTCGCGGTGGGACCCTGCACGGGGGCCGCTGGCCCGACAACCCGATCCTCGTGGAGGTCTGGCGGTCGGGATTCCTGGAGTCGGTGCACCGCGGGTCTTTGGTGGTGCTCGACGCGGACGGCGAGGTGCTGCTGGCGGCCGGTGCCGTCGACCGGCCCACGCTGCCCCGGTCGTCGAACAAGCCGGTGCAGGCGACCGCGTTGCTCGCGGCGGGCTGGACGCCGCGATCGGGGGAGGAACTGGCCATCGGCGCCGGCTCGCACAGCGGCGAGGACGGTCACCGCGAGCTGGCAGCCTCGATGCTCGCGGCCGTCGGGCTGGGGGCGGACGACCTGGGCTGCCCGCCCGCCCTGCCCCAGCACGTCGGCACGGAGTCGGCGTGGATCGTCGCCGGCCGGAGCCCGGAGCGGCTGGCCATGAACTGCTCGGGCAAGCACGCCGCGATGCTGGCGGCCTGCGTGGCTGCCGGGTGGTCGGTGGAGGGGTACCTGGACCCGGCGCACCCGTTGCAGCAGGCGGTCGAGGCACGGCTGGCCGAGGCCGCCGGGGAGCCGGTCACCGCGGTCGTCGTGGACGGCTGCGGCGCGCCCCAGCACGCGCTGTCGCCCCTCGGTCTGGCACGCAGCGTGCTGGGTCTCGTGCAGGCGCCGGAGGGCAGCCGCGAGCGGGCGGTCGCCGACGCGATGCGCGCCCACCCGTGGTTCGTCGCCGGCACCGGACGGGAGGACACCGACCTCATGACGGCGGTGCCGGACCTGCTGGTGAAGGGTGGTGCCGACGGCGTCCACGTCGCCGCCCTGCCGGGCCGGGGTGCGGTCGCGCTGAAACTCGACGACGGCGGCGACCGGGGCCGGACGCCTTCCCTCTGCGCCGGCCTGCGGCTGCTCGGCGTGCCCGAGGACGTGCTCGCACCCTGGTTGCAGATCCCTCTCTCCGGAGGCGACGGAGTGGTGGGCGAGGTCCGCGCTTCCGACGTCATGCGGCGCTGA
- a CDS encoding PspC domain-containing protein: protein MSSPTPYALRRDSRNRVIAGVCAGIARRYGLSPNGLRLAFVVSCVLPGPQFIAYLLLWVLIPSD from the coding sequence ATGAGCTCGCCTACTCCGTACGCCCTCCGCCGCGACTCGCGGAACCGCGTGATCGCCGGCGTCTGCGCCGGCATCGCTCGCCGCTACGGCCTGTCGCCGAACGGCCTGCGCCTTGCGTTCGTGGTCTCCTGCGTGCTCCCCGGCCCGCAGTTCATCGCCTACCTGCTGCTGTGGGTGCTCATCCCGTCGGACTGA
- a CDS encoding O-acetyl-ADP-ribose deacetylase: MELRAVRGDITTVDVDVIVNAANPGLLGGGGVDGAIHRAGGPEILAECRSIAARLADHRLPRGQAVATTAGRLPARWVVHTAGPIWSASTDRSAVLRSCYTQSLRVADELGARTVAFPAISTGVYGWPLEDGARQAVAGVRAARVEHVREVLFVLSSDRALAAFTDALRLND; the protein is encoded by the coding sequence ATGGAGCTGCGGGCCGTGCGCGGGGACATCACGACCGTCGACGTCGACGTGATCGTGAACGCGGCCAACCCTGGTCTGCTCGGCGGGGGCGGTGTCGACGGGGCGATCCACCGCGCGGGCGGACCGGAGATCCTCGCCGAGTGCCGCTCGATCGCGGCCCGCCTGGCCGACCACCGGCTGCCGCGGGGCCAGGCGGTCGCGACGACGGCGGGCCGACTGCCCGCGCGCTGGGTGGTGCACACGGCCGGGCCCATCTGGTCGGCGTCGACGGACAGGTCGGCGGTGCTGCGGTCGTGCTACACGCAGTCGCTGCGGGTGGCCGATGAGCTGGGGGCGCGCACCGTGGCCTTCCCCGCGATCTCGACCGGCGTCTACGGCTGGCCCCTCGAGGACGGTGCGCGCCAGGCGGTGGCCGGCGTGCGGGCCGCTCGCGTCGAGCACGTGCGCGAAGTGCTGTTCGTGCTGTCCAGCGACCGGGCGCTCGCAGCCTTCACCGATGCGCTGCGGCTCAACGACTGA
- a CDS encoding Fur family transcriptional regulator, with protein sequence MGDERLAERLRARGLRLTAQRQRVLEAVSALEHATPEAIGARLREEAGPGGAAPDTSTVYRNLELLERLGLVWHTHLGKGAPVYHSAEHPHLHVVCQSCGEVSSVAPDLLDGAAERLAAELGFTVDVGHVALSGTCRACRERAGSEHP encoded by the coding sequence GTGGGAGACGAGCGCCTGGCGGAACGGCTGCGGGCCCGCGGCCTGCGGCTGACCGCCCAGCGGCAGCGCGTGCTCGAGGCGGTGAGCGCGCTCGAGCACGCGACGCCGGAGGCGATCGGCGCGCGGCTGCGCGAGGAGGCCGGTCCGGGCGGCGCGGCGCCGGACACCTCGACCGTCTACCGCAACCTCGAGCTGCTGGAGCGGCTCGGCCTCGTCTGGCACACCCACCTCGGCAAGGGCGCGCCGGTCTACCACTCCGCCGAGCACCCCCACCTGCACGTCGTCTGCCAGTCCTGCGGCGAGGTCTCCTCGGTCGCGCCGGACCTCCTCGACGGCGCGGCGGAACGTCTGGCGGCCGAACTGGGTTTCACCGTCGACGTCGGTCACGTGGCCCTCTCCGGGACGTGCCGCGCGTGCCGCGAACGAGCCGGATCGGAGCATCCCTGA
- the ygfZ gene encoding CAF17-like 4Fe-4S cluster assembly/insertion protein YgfZ, whose protein sequence is MTSPLLSRPGAVQVEGGTVAAHYGDPLREQRLLAEGAGLIDRSDRDVLVVPGPDRLSWLHSITSQHLDRLAEGAGTEALVLSPHGHVEHHLVLAELGGTTWADVEPGTGADLLAFLDRMRFMLRVEPGLVTPDWAVLSLVGPKAPEALAAAGVPVPEGVAALDDGGLVRRMPPLGDGGATAFDLVVPRGDLAGWADRLAVALAGIDAYEALRVEARRPRLGLDSDHRTIPNELPWLRTAVHLDKGCYRGQETVARVHNLGRPPRRLVLLHLDGVSEVLAEPGTPVITGTREVGRVGTVVRHHELGVIALALVKRSVGPDTPLAVGDAVAAVDPDDLVETADDTREAARARVQAVRSATIGR, encoded by the coding sequence ATGACCTCACCCCTCCTGTCGCGCCCGGGCGCCGTGCAGGTCGAGGGCGGCACCGTCGCCGCCCACTACGGCGACCCGCTGCGCGAGCAGCGACTGCTCGCCGAGGGCGCCGGGCTGATCGACCGCAGCGACCGCGACGTCCTCGTCGTCCCCGGCCCGGACCGGCTCTCGTGGCTGCACAGCATCACCAGCCAGCACCTCGACCGGCTCGCCGAGGGTGCCGGCACCGAGGCGTTGGTCCTCTCGCCGCACGGGCACGTCGAGCACCACCTGGTCCTCGCGGAGCTCGGCGGCACGACGTGGGCCGACGTCGAGCCGGGCACGGGCGCCGACCTGCTGGCCTTCCTCGATCGGATGCGGTTCATGCTCCGGGTCGAGCCGGGGCTGGTGACGCCTGACTGGGCCGTGCTGAGCCTCGTCGGGCCGAAGGCCCCGGAGGCCCTCGCCGCCGCGGGTGTGCCGGTGCCCGAGGGCGTCGCGGCCCTGGACGACGGCGGCCTCGTCCGCCGCATGCCTCCGCTCGGCGACGGCGGCGCCACCGCCTTCGACCTGGTGGTCCCCCGGGGCGACCTGGCCGGCTGGGCCGACCGGCTGGCCGTCGCCCTGGCCGGCATCGACGCGTACGAGGCGCTGCGCGTGGAGGCGCGCCGTCCGCGGCTGGGCCTCGACAGCGACCACCGGACGATCCCCAACGAGCTGCCGTGGCTGCGCACCGCCGTCCACCTGGACAAGGGGTGCTACCGGGGGCAGGAGACCGTCGCCCGGGTGCACAACCTCGGCCGGCCGCCGCGGCGGCTGGTCCTGCTCCACCTCGACGGCGTCAGCGAGGTGCTCGCCGAGCCGGGGACGCCGGTGATCACCGGCACCCGCGAGGTCGGCCGGGTGGGCACCGTCGTGCGCCACCACGAGCTGGGCGTGATCGCGCTGGCGCTGGTGAAGCGCTCGGTCGGACCGGACACCCCGCTCGCGGTCGGCGACGCCGTCGCGGCCGTGGACCCCGACGACCTCGTCGAGACCGCGGACGACACGAGGGAAGCCGCCCGCGCCAGGGTGCAGGCAGTGCGGTCTGCGACGATCGGCCGGTGA
- a CDS encoding spermidine synthase, with protein MRAPPGPVEVHGGTAELLADADRDGSWMLLVDGTPQSHVDLDDPTHLEFEYVRRMGHVLDLIGPDTAAPLDVVHLGGGALTLPRYVAATRPGSRQRVVEFDQPLTDLVREYLPLPRRAQIRVRAADARAGLAAHRDRSADVVICDVFAGARTPAHLTSEEFALDVRRVLRPGGTYIANVADGPPLAFARGQVATLEQVFGHVCLIAEPGTFRGRRFGNLVAVASGAELPIDGLIRACARDPMSSRVVHGADLRRFVGRAKPIRDSDAVPSPEPPAGVFSR; from the coding sequence ATGAGGGCGCCCCCCGGGCCGGTCGAGGTCCACGGTGGCACCGCCGAGCTCCTCGCCGACGCCGATCGTGACGGCTCGTGGATGCTGCTCGTCGACGGCACTCCGCAGTCCCACGTCGACCTCGACGACCCGACACACCTGGAGTTCGAGTACGTACGCCGCATGGGCCACGTGCTCGACCTCATCGGGCCGGACACGGCTGCGCCGCTGGACGTCGTCCATCTCGGCGGTGGCGCGCTGACGCTCCCCCGCTATGTCGCGGCCACCCGGCCTGGGTCCCGTCAGCGGGTCGTCGAGTTCGACCAGCCGCTCACCGACCTGGTTCGCGAGTACCTGCCGCTCCCCCGCCGGGCGCAGATCCGCGTCCGCGCCGCCGACGCGCGCGCCGGACTCGCCGCTCACCGCGACAGGTCTGCCGACGTCGTCATCTGTGACGTCTTCGCCGGCGCCCGGACGCCGGCCCACCTCACCAGCGAGGAGTTCGCCCTGGACGTGCGCAGGGTGCTGCGTCCCGGCGGCACCTACATCGCGAACGTCGCCGACGGCCCGCCTCTCGCCTTCGCGCGCGGACAGGTCGCGACGCTCGAGCAGGTCTTCGGGCACGTCTGCCTCATCGCCGAACCGGGCACGTTCCGCGGACGGCGCTTCGGCAACCTGGTCGCCGTGGCCTCGGGTGCCGAGCTGCCGATCGACGGGCTGATCCGTGCCTGCGCGCGCGACCCGATGTCTTCCCGCGTCGTCCACGGGGCAGACCTCCGCCGGTTCGTCGGCAGGGCGAAGCCGATCAGGGACTCCGACGCCGTCCCGTCCCCCGAGCCGCCCGCCGGCGTCTTCAGTCGTTGA
- a CDS encoding 3-keto-5-aminohexanoate cleavage protein: MIPHTLLTVAPTGAESAKADVPALPVTVDEVAATARDCQAVGAAVIHLHVRDEDTRPTLDLGRVREVVAAVRDSSDLVVQLSSGGAVTDPFDARLAVLDAAPDAASLTLGTVNFGRDVFSNPWDLIVELHTQMQQRAIVPEYEVFDLGHLATLQRLLDKHGPPHGGHVHVDFVMGVPGGMPGTTQALAACLPHLPSGATFAATGVGRTSLPVMLAALSAGGHLRVGMEDTLTYAPGEPVRDNTQLVARAAGLARIAQRPPMTADDARRFLGIEEKP, from the coding sequence GTGATCCCGCACACCCTGCTCACGGTCGCGCCGACCGGGGCCGAATCGGCGAAGGCGGACGTGCCCGCGCTGCCGGTGACCGTCGACGAGGTGGCGGCGACCGCGCGGGACTGCCAGGCCGTCGGCGCCGCGGTGATCCACCTGCACGTCCGCGACGAGGACACGCGGCCGACGCTGGACCTCGGGCGGGTGCGCGAGGTCGTCGCGGCGGTGCGCGACTCCAGCGACCTCGTCGTCCAGCTCTCCAGCGGCGGCGCGGTCACCGATCCGTTCGACGCGCGGCTCGCGGTCCTCGACGCCGCCCCCGATGCGGCGTCGCTGACGCTCGGCACGGTCAACTTCGGCCGCGACGTCTTCAGCAACCCGTGGGACCTGATCGTCGAGCTGCACACCCAGATGCAGCAGCGCGCGATCGTGCCCGAGTACGAGGTCTTCGACCTCGGCCACCTGGCCACCCTGCAGCGGCTGCTGGACAAGCACGGCCCACCGCACGGCGGGCACGTGCACGTCGACTTCGTGATGGGCGTGCCCGGCGGCATGCCCGGGACGACGCAGGCGCTCGCGGCCTGCCTGCCGCACCTCCCGTCCGGTGCGACCTTCGCCGCGACGGGGGTGGGCCGGACGTCGCTGCCGGTGATGCTGGCGGCACTGTCCGCCGGCGGTCACCTGCGGGTGGGCATGGAGGACACGCTCACCTACGCTCCGGGCGAGCCGGTGCGCGACAACACCCAGCTCGTCGCCCGGGCCGCCGGCCTGGCCCGCATCGCGCAGCGCCCGCCGATGACCGCCGACGACGCCCGACGCTTCCTGGGGATCGAGGAGAAGCCATGA
- a CDS encoding helix-turn-helix domain-containing protein, with translation MQTPGEFVREQVTTVREKVDRVAGSVAESVAPSQVGDFIREQRNAARVSLRELARTAGVSNPYLSQVERGLRKPSAEILASIARGLKISAESLYEQAGILDRRSGNPDTVAAIRSDDALSERHKAVLLELYETYVREHRAAAAQTSSQPQTPTSKESA, from the coding sequence GTGCAGACGCCCGGAGAGTTCGTCCGTGAGCAGGTGACGACGGTCCGCGAGAAGGTGGACCGGGTCGCCGGCAGCGTGGCGGAGTCGGTCGCCCCCTCGCAGGTGGGCGACTTCATCCGTGAGCAGCGCAACGCCGCTCGGGTGTCGTTGCGCGAGCTGGCCCGCACCGCCGGTGTCAGCAACCCGTACCTGTCCCAGGTGGAGCGGGGGCTTCGCAAGCCGTCAGCGGAGATCCTCGCGTCGATCGCCCGGGGCCTGAAGATCTCCGCCGAATCGCTCTACGAGCAGGCGGGCATCCTCGACCGGCGCTCCGGGAACCCGGACACCGTGGCGGCGATCCGGTCGGACGACGCCCTGTCCGAGCGCCACAAGGCGGTCCTGCTCGAGCTCTACGAGACCTACGTCCGCGAGCACCGGGCCGCCGCAGCCCAGACCTCTTCCCAGCCACAGACCCCCACCTCCAAGGAGTCGGCATGA